The following are encoded together in the uncultured Sphaerochaeta sp. genome:
- a CDS encoding energy-coupling factor transporter transmembrane component T, translating to MTTNTYIAGTGWLYRFDPRAKLLLMLLMCIWFFLPVSLLHLFVVVGLVVLSGSFNAGWHHAWRTFVSISPMLLFMVLFMPFNVRDGSPLFSIGDFTVITTEGLEQALRLMSRFIGITYVCTLLFATTVMHEVMLALRWYHLPYKASLVVTLAFTYIPFIADSFSQISESHRLREAEDEKKKKLGQRIKDLVPTLTSALVVALRSIPNLAMSLEMRGFGREERRTSYHNLDAYQHVCTHFLLSCIIPVAFWFTNIFF from the coding sequence ATGACGACCAATACCTATATTGCAGGAACGGGTTGGCTCTACCGATTTGACCCACGTGCTAAACTCCTGTTGATGCTTCTCATGTGTATCTGGTTCTTTCTCCCTGTCTCCCTGTTGCATCTCTTTGTTGTGGTCGGCTTAGTTGTTCTATCCGGCTCTTTCAATGCAGGTTGGCACCATGCATGGAGAACCTTCGTTTCCATCTCACCGATGCTCCTGTTCATGGTGCTTTTCATGCCATTTAATGTACGGGATGGATCTCCCCTGTTCTCCATTGGTGATTTTACCGTGATCACGACGGAAGGTTTGGAACAAGCCTTGAGATTGATGAGTCGTTTTATCGGTATTACCTACGTGTGCACTCTGCTGTTTGCCACCACTGTTATGCATGAGGTTATGCTTGCCCTGAGATGGTACCATCTTCCCTATAAGGCCAGCTTGGTAGTGACACTTGCCTTCACCTATATTCCGTTTATTGCTGATAGTTTCAGCCAGATATCTGAGTCTCATCGCCTACGTGAGGCTGAGGATGAGAAAAAGAAAAAACTTGGCCAACGAATCAAGGACCTGGTTCCGACCCTTACCAGCGCCCTGGTGGTTGCGCTCAGATCCATACCGAACCTTGCCATGAGTCTGGAGATGCGTGGATTTGGGAGGGAGGAGCGACGTACTAGTTACCATAACCTTGATGCTTATCAGCATGTATGTACCCATTTTCTCCTCTCTTGTATTATTCCAGTGGCGTTTTGGTTTACGAATATATTTTTCTAG
- a CDS encoding ECF transporter S component: MQGNRNALKVAMVSVLTAVVVVFTMIVRIPTAKGYLNLCDVAIVFIAFTFGPWSAFIAAGLGTALADLISGYAQWAPISFVVHGVEGLLVALIVQKKGNVAVSLGRKAFAAFVCIATVSLGYFALSALFISTVSVAAAEIPGNITQSAVGFALGLAVSAAVKRAYPPVSSLAW; this comes from the coding sequence ATGCAGGGAAATAGGAATGCTTTGAAAGTTGCCATGGTGTCGGTACTGACCGCAGTGGTAGTGGTTTTTACGATGATTGTGCGTATCCCCACGGCAAAAGGGTATCTAAATCTTTGTGATGTAGCTATTGTCTTCATCGCATTTACCTTCGGTCCCTGGTCAGCGTTTATAGCAGCAGGGCTTGGAACGGCGCTTGCAGATCTGATCAGCGGGTATGCACAATGGGCGCCTATTAGCTTTGTTGTCCATGGAGTGGAAGGGCTCCTGGTTGCCTTGATCGTTCAGAAGAAGGGAAATGTTGCTGTATCATTGGGAAGAAAAGCCTTCGCAGCCTTCGTTTGTATCGCAACAGTATCTCTTGGATATTTTGCACTGTCAGCACTGTTTATCAGCACAGTGAGTGTTGCTGCAGCTGAAATTCCTGGAAATATCACACAGAGTGCAGTAGGTTTCGCACTTGGCCTTGCAGTATCGGCAGCGGTGAAACGTGCGTATCCCCCGGTCAGTTCACTTGCTTGGTAG
- a CDS encoding ABC transporter ATP-binding protein → MLKRFIAYYRPYKGLFFLDMGVAIFASILSILFPTLTRQLLRVEIPDQNLKNMVIIFGFMLLIYILQAICQYIRVTWGHILGVKMETDMRSELFGHLQKLSFGFFDKTKTGHMMSRITNDLFQITEMAHHAPEDLIISVATILGSYILMFSYSVPLALVSLIPLPIMVFYGVYYGIRMKATFRRVRRTVADVNSNVENSLMGIREVKSYGRESYQEAKFNHVNDILRDSKMEQYKVMGSYHSILGFFRELYYFCTIAGGTLLIFMGKVQSYDLVTFILYVGVVLPPIDRLINFTEQLQQGMASFERFTQVMDEHPDIQDVKDAKSLKIQDGTVRFNHVSFSYENSPEVILKDVDITVPGGSTYALVGESGAGKSTFASLIPRFYEPSEGKVMIDGQDIRELTQHSLRQNIGFVQQNVFLFDDTIRENLKYGKVDATDDQLWLALDAANLGDFVRSLPLGLDTQVGERGTLLSGGQKQRISIARVFLKNPQILIFDEATSSLDTESEELINEAFHRLSKGRTAIVIAHRLTTVKHADCILVLDEGKLVESGTHEQLLAIDGQYAKLYKTQDFS, encoded by the coding sequence ATGCTCAAACGGTTCATCGCCTACTATCGTCCATACAAGGGATTGTTTTTCCTTGATATGGGGGTGGCAATTTTTGCTTCAATCCTTTCGATTCTATTTCCCACCTTGACCAGACAACTGCTCAGGGTGGAGATCCCTGACCAGAATCTGAAGAATATGGTCATCATCTTTGGCTTTATGCTCCTCATCTACATACTGCAGGCAATCTGTCAGTATATACGGGTAACCTGGGGACATATTCTTGGGGTAAAGATGGAGACCGATATGCGGAGCGAGTTGTTCGGTCACTTGCAGAAACTCTCCTTCGGGTTCTTTGACAAGACCAAGACCGGGCATATGATGAGTCGTATTACCAATGACTTATTCCAGATCACCGAGATGGCTCACCATGCTCCTGAGGATTTGATCATCAGCGTTGCTACCATTCTGGGTTCTTATATCCTTATGTTCAGCTACAGTGTTCCGCTTGCCCTGGTTTCCCTCATACCCCTGCCGATCATGGTGTTCTACGGGGTGTATTATGGAATACGCATGAAGGCAACCTTCCGCCGTGTGCGGCGAACCGTTGCTGACGTGAACAGCAATGTAGAGAACTCCTTGATGGGAATCAGAGAGGTCAAGTCATATGGCCGTGAGTCCTACCAAGAAGCCAAATTCAACCACGTCAACGATATCCTGCGTGACAGCAAGATGGAGCAGTACAAGGTGATGGGAAGTTATCACTCCATCTTGGGGTTCTTCCGTGAGCTCTACTACTTCTGTACCATCGCCGGTGGAACGTTGCTTATATTCATGGGAAAGGTCCAGTCCTATGATTTGGTCACCTTCATCCTCTATGTTGGTGTGGTGCTCCCTCCCATTGATCGCCTGATCAACTTCACTGAGCAATTGCAGCAAGGAATGGCAAGCTTTGAGCGATTCACCCAGGTGATGGATGAGCACCCGGACATACAGGATGTGAAGGATGCAAAGAGCCTGAAGATCCAGGATGGTACAGTCAGGTTCAACCATGTCTCATTCTCCTATGAAAACTCTCCAGAGGTGATCCTCAAGGATGTGGACATCACGGTTCCAGGCGGTTCTACATATGCATTGGTAGGCGAGTCAGGAGCTGGAAAAAGTACCTTTGCCAGCTTGATCCCTCGCTTCTATGAGCCAAGTGAAGGCAAGGTGATGATTGATGGGCAAGATATCCGGGAACTGACCCAGCACTCCCTCAGGCAGAATATTGGGTTTGTCCAGCAAAATGTATTCCTCTTCGATGACACAATCCGGGAGAATTTGAAGTACGGAAAGGTTGATGCAACCGATGATCAGCTTTGGCTTGCGTTGGATGCAGCAAACCTTGGGGATTTTGTCCGTTCACTGCCACTTGGACTCGATACCCAGGTAGGGGAGCGGGGTACACTGCTCTCCGGTGGGCAGAAGCAACGAATTTCCATTGCACGGGTATTTTTGAAAAATCCTCAGATTCTCATTTTCGATGAGGCAACCAGCAGCTTGGATACAGAGAGTGAAGAGTTGATCAATGAAGCCTTCCACCGACTGTCGAAGGGGCGTACAGCTATTGTCATTGCCCATCGTCTGACAACCGTCAAACATGCAGATTGCATCTTGGTCCTTGATGAGGGTAAACTAGTAGAGTCTGGAACCCATGAGCAGTTGCTTGCAATCGATGGCCAGTATGCAAAACTCTACAAGACACAGGACTTTTCTTAG
- a CDS encoding lysophospholipid acyltransferase family protein has translation MKKIRIAFAGLFVIPIIALSLVYAFPLGYLLRLLGLRKAGDRYLRACGHFIGSCIIFFLGIKVHVDGKENLPAEQSVCYMANHQSMLDIAAFVGPVNLWASIMAKAEVKRIPVINLWCYALDCVFINRISPRDAINAILRGVELLKSGKSMLIFPEGTRSKSGSIGELKKGSLKLATRSNSVIVPMTIKGLRAGLELLHGFKRVHAYVSIGKPIYTDNLSTEELATLHETVYGTIAKRFDELPGQV, from the coding sequence ATGAAGAAGATACGCATAGCATTTGCCGGATTGTTTGTGATCCCAATTATCGCGCTTTCACTTGTGTATGCATTTCCTCTTGGTTACCTGTTACGTCTCCTCGGCTTGAGAAAAGCTGGGGATCGATATTTACGTGCTTGTGGACACTTTATAGGTAGTTGCATCATTTTCTTTTTAGGGATCAAGGTCCATGTTGATGGAAAGGAGAACCTTCCTGCCGAGCAGTCAGTATGCTACATGGCAAACCATCAGAGTATGCTCGATATAGCTGCCTTTGTAGGGCCGGTCAATCTTTGGGCATCCATCATGGCAAAGGCAGAAGTTAAGCGGATTCCTGTCATCAATCTCTGGTGTTATGCCTTGGACTGTGTTTTCATCAACCGAATCAGTCCACGTGATGCCATCAATGCCATTCTCAGGGGTGTGGAACTTCTCAAGAGTGGGAAAAGCATGTTGATCTTCCCCGAGGGAACAAGAAGCAAGAGTGGGAGCATCGGGGAATTGAAAAAAGGGAGTCTGAAACTCGCTACTCGCTCAAACTCGGTCATTGTACCCATGACCATCAAGGGGTTGCGTGCTGGGCTAGAACTGTTGCATGGCTTTAAGCGTGTTCATGCATATGTCTCCATTGGAAAACCAATCTACACTGACAATCTGAGCACTGAAGAGCTCGCAACGCTTCATGAAACGGTCTATGGAACCATCGCCAAACGATTTGACGAACTTCCCGGCCAAGTCTAA
- a CDS encoding DEAD/DEAH box helicase, producing the protein MKFTELPLSEQVLKGIETAGFSDCTNVQEKVLPTSLSRRDVMVQSMTGSGKTAVYVLTVLESFVQAIKAGKSKPKALIVAPTRELAVQIEEDTILLGSGIEDLTIGSFFGGVGYGKQDEILEKGCDIFVCTPGRILDYQKMHKIDFREFDIFVVDEADRMFDMGFYPDIQKMFSLLRDCTERQTMLFSATLSTKVRNLAWSFMNDPAEIEVNPEEITVNAITQELYHVAKDEKFSLFLQLLKKENPENCLVFTNTKARCIEVSKRLSLNGYPTKYLMGDLPQSKRLQTIDRMKEGKIRFLVATDVAARGLQIDDLELVVNYDIPDDFENYVHRIGRTARAGKSGKSITFADEEYVFNLEAVENFIQMKIPVIWPEEGDLEPVEDKSASYSFRDLVRDDEYGGRPSRGPRSGAKPSRGGSRGPRKGKPQSSGRPKRAKDERDNKPRGPRPERQERAQEPQRRRRPGSKSYAEIQNLSLEERLSYYKQQYKSEGGQIPEGAPESKKIQPAVKKESTVRKDPAPKPSIAQKQETTQPKKKQNFFTRLFRRGK; encoded by the coding sequence ATGAAATTTACCGAATTACCCTTAAGTGAGCAAGTGCTCAAAGGCATCGAGACTGCAGGCTTTAGTGACTGTACCAACGTACAGGAAAAAGTACTCCCCACAAGCCTCTCTCGTCGCGATGTCATGGTCCAGTCAATGACTGGAAGCGGGAAAACCGCAGTGTATGTGTTGACGGTTCTTGAATCGTTTGTCCAGGCCATTAAGGCTGGAAAGAGCAAACCGAAGGCCTTGATTGTTGCTCCAACCCGTGAATTAGCTGTTCAGATTGAGGAAGATACCATCCTCCTGGGATCAGGTATCGAAGACCTCACGATCGGAAGTTTCTTTGGCGGTGTTGGATACGGGAAGCAGGATGAAATCCTGGAAAAGGGGTGTGATATCTTTGTATGTACCCCTGGCCGTATTCTTGATTACCAGAAGATGCATAAGATCGACTTCAGAGAATTTGATATCTTTGTAGTTGATGAGGCAGACCGAATGTTCGATATGGGTTTCTATCCCGATATCCAGAAGATGTTCAGCTTGCTTCGTGATTGCACTGAACGGCAGACTATGTTGTTCTCAGCGACGCTCAGCACAAAGGTCCGTAACCTTGCCTGGTCGTTCATGAATGATCCAGCTGAGATTGAGGTTAATCCTGAGGAAATTACCGTCAATGCAATCACCCAGGAGTTGTACCATGTTGCAAAAGATGAGAAATTCTCCCTTTTTCTGCAACTCCTGAAAAAAGAAAATCCAGAGAACTGTCTGGTATTCACCAATACCAAGGCACGATGTATTGAGGTCTCTAAGCGGCTCTCGCTGAACGGATACCCAACTAAGTATCTGATGGGAGACCTTCCTCAATCAAAGCGGTTGCAAACAATCGATCGTATGAAGGAAGGCAAGATTAGATTTCTTGTGGCAACTGACGTTGCAGCCCGCGGGTTGCAGATCGATGACTTGGAATTGGTTGTTAATTACGATATCCCTGATGATTTCGAGAATTACGTTCACCGTATCGGCCGCACAGCCCGTGCCGGCAAGAGTGGTAAATCCATCACCTTCGCAGATGAAGAGTATGTATTCAACCTAGAAGCAGTAGAGAACTTCATTCAGATGAAGATTCCCGTAATCTGGCCTGAGGAGGGTGATCTTGAACCCGTCGAGGACAAGAGTGCCTCATACTCCTTCAGGGACTTGGTGAGGGATGACGAGTATGGTGGGCGTCCGAGTCGCGGCCCTAGAAGTGGGGCAAAACCTTCCCGTGGTGGGTCCAGAGGCCCCAGGAAAGGGAAGCCACAATCCTCTGGCCGTCCAAAGCGTGCAAAAGACGAGCGAGACAACAAACCCAGAGGTCCTAGACCTGAAAGACAGGAGAGAGCACAGGAACCTCAAAGACGTCGTCGTCCAGGCTCCAAGAGCTACGCAGAGATCCAGAATCTCTCACTTGAGGAGCGATTGTCATACTACAAACAGCAGTACAAGAGTGAAGGTGGCCAGATCCCTGAAGGAGCCCCTGAGTCCAAGAAGATCCAGCCTGCTGTGAAGAAGGAGAGTACTGTAAGAAAAGACCCTGCCCCCAAGCCGTCTATTGCTCAAAAGCAGGAGACCACCCAACCGAAGAAGAAACAGAATTTCTTCACCCGGTTGTTCAGGAGAGGCAAGTAG
- a CDS encoding aminotransferase class IV codes for MVGEHAVYNGKIILQSEAVVPVTQREVQSGFYVYESLRVIQAHPVHLEDHLVRLETSAGLINLVYPFSREEIASWVHALIEVDLVEKASLRIQIYGGKQPQLFITTSEILTYPESFYTEGVKSLTYEGERLLPGAKTGNLLLNYLALEEAKRQGCFEALLVDEEQKILEGTRSNFFAIKDGQLFTAQDEKVLLGITRDRVLKAARLLGLHIRFEAPSLNEVVDGFYDELFISATSMAAMPLSQVDGTKVKKSFSFTREISSLVRQWELED; via the coding sequence ATGGTTGGAGAACATGCCGTTTACAACGGAAAAATCATATTGCAGAGCGAGGCAGTAGTACCGGTAACCCAGAGAGAGGTCCAGTCAGGGTTTTATGTGTATGAGTCCCTTAGGGTCATCCAAGCACACCCTGTGCATCTGGAGGACCACCTCGTGCGGCTGGAAACTTCAGCCGGACTCATCAATCTTGTCTATCCGTTCAGTCGGGAAGAGATTGCCAGCTGGGTTCATGCCTTAATTGAGGTGGATCTGGTAGAGAAAGCATCACTGAGGATCCAGATCTATGGAGGCAAGCAACCACAGCTGTTCATCACCACGAGTGAGATACTGACCTATCCAGAATCCTTCTATACAGAAGGTGTGAAATCACTCACATATGAGGGGGAGAGACTGCTTCCTGGCGCAAAGACGGGGAATCTCCTTTTGAACTATCTTGCCCTGGAAGAAGCCAAAAGACAGGGTTGCTTCGAAGCACTCCTGGTTGATGAGGAACAGAAAATCCTGGAGGGAACACGTTCCAACTTTTTTGCAATCAAGGATGGGCAGCTCTTCACCGCGCAAGATGAGAAGGTCTTGCTCGGTATCACCCGCGATAGAGTACTCAAGGCAGCAAGACTGTTGGGTTTGCACATACGCTTCGAAGCACCTTCACTAAACGAAGTGGTTGATGGTTTTTATGATGAGCTATTCATTTCAGCGACCAGCATGGCTGCTATGCCTCTTTCGCAGGTTGACGGAACAAAGGTCAAAAAATCCTTTTCATTTACCCGTGAGATCAGCAGTCTTGTCAGGCAGTGGGAGCTGGAGGATTGA
- a CDS encoding ABC transporter ATP-binding protein, translated as MSNALSIEHLSFTYQSWTGKQNDPLFHGLSLQITAGSKTLLLAPFNRGKTTLAKIICGVCPKYFPGELEGEIRLYGKSLGELDPWNLLPVCTYVSQNPQEQFVATSVEEEIAFPLESMGMDTATMKARIEEAITQWGLQDLRTSSEQELSGGERKRVLLATMQAIDASLWLLDEAFDDLDQHWRDQLKDLIATSNKTVLVLASRYLGEFDDLFDQVLLLDEGVIVKGETSSLGQRFAHLCGDDLPSPLEREHLLSSQRRMLSCHSLQAKRSRVSTTESTPFTLEVPHFKLQSGELVTLVAPNGSGKSSFSRLLCGLDTPLSGQITIDGKQHEGKQLSKRVGYLFQSPDLQIFLPTVAEELSWSLKRRSDLSRKEVEKQVAACAELFSLDLADTPTTMSYPLRKALQAAVYYLLDRPFYILDELDSALTYQSALSIIAHLRHNGAGILLITHDRQFADKVAQRSYTIEDGRLSAV; from the coding sequence ATGAGCAACGCACTCTCCATAGAGCATCTCTCTTTCACCTACCAGTCATGGACAGGGAAACAGAATGATCCCCTCTTCCATGGGCTCTCTCTGCAGATTACTGCAGGAAGCAAGACGCTCTTGCTTGCTCCCTTCAACAGGGGGAAGACTACGCTCGCCAAGATCATTTGTGGGGTCTGTCCCAAATATTTTCCAGGAGAACTGGAGGGTGAGATACGTCTCTATGGAAAATCACTTGGCGAGTTGGATCCTTGGAATCTCCTTCCTGTGTGCACGTATGTCTCCCAGAACCCCCAAGAGCAGTTTGTAGCTACCTCGGTTGAGGAAGAGATTGCATTTCCTCTTGAGTCGATGGGCATGGATACAGCAACCATGAAGGCGCGAATCGAGGAAGCAATCACACAGTGGGGACTCCAGGATTTGAGAACTAGTAGTGAGCAGGAGCTCAGTGGAGGGGAACGCAAACGGGTGCTCCTTGCCACGATGCAGGCTATTGACGCCTCCCTCTGGTTACTCGACGAAGCCTTCGATGATCTGGACCAACATTGGAGAGACCAGCTTAAAGACTTGATAGCAACAAGCAACAAGACGGTGTTGGTGCTTGCAAGCCGGTATCTTGGTGAGTTCGATGATCTCTTTGACCAGGTTCTCTTACTCGATGAAGGAGTTATTGTAAAAGGTGAAACAAGCTCCTTGGGCCAGCGTTTTGCTCATCTCTGCGGTGATGACCTTCCAAGCCCATTGGAAAGAGAACACCTATTATCTTCCCAAAGACGAATGCTCTCTTGCCATTCTCTCCAGGCCAAACGGAGCAGGGTGAGTACTACTGAGAGCACCCCTTTTACTTTGGAAGTACCTCATTTTAAACTGCAAAGTGGAGAGTTGGTAACCCTCGTTGCCCCAAACGGGAGTGGCAAGAGTTCCTTCAGTCGCTTGCTCTGCGGCTTGGATACTCCCCTATCAGGGCAGATTACCATTGATGGAAAACAACATGAGGGGAAACAACTGTCCAAACGGGTAGGGTACTTATTCCAGAGCCCTGACCTGCAAATCTTCCTTCCTACGGTTGCCGAGGAGCTCTCCTGGTCATTGAAACGTCGCTCTGATCTGTCCAGGAAAGAAGTAGAGAAGCAGGTAGCTGCTTGTGCTGAACTGTTCTCCCTCGATCTTGCGGACACCCCTACCACCATGAGCTATCCACTGCGTAAGGCTCTCCAGGCTGCAGTATATTACCTCCTTGACCGTCCCTTCTATATTCTAGATGAACTCGACAGTGCCTTGACCTATCAGAGTGCGCTTTCCATCATTGCCCACTTACGTCATAATGGTGCAGGAATCCTACTCATCACCCATGACCGACAATTTGCCGACAAGGTAGCTCAACGTTCCTATACGATTGAGGATGGGAGGCTGAGCGCGGTATGA